In a genomic window of Streptomyces roseoviridis:
- a CDS encoding SURF1 family protein: protein MYRFLRTPRWWGINVFVLLAIPFCLFMGTWQMGKFEDRVDSHREAERRPDPSTRAAEALDALLPVDKETSGRIARASGRYGEQFLVPDRDLDGRSGSYVLTLLRTDGGKALPVVRGWLPSGGEAPAPPPGEVTVTGALQASENAGTKGVRAAGGLPEGQLGMISAASLVNVVSYDVYDAWITLTDSPAGLTPVPAAAAAGTGLDVKAFQNLGYTAEWFVFAGFVVFMWFRLLRREVEASRDAALGL, encoded by the coding sequence GTGTACCGGTTCCTGAGAACGCCCCGCTGGTGGGGGATCAACGTCTTCGTCCTCCTCGCCATCCCGTTCTGCCTGTTCATGGGGACCTGGCAGATGGGCAAGTTCGAGGACCGCGTCGACTCCCACCGGGAGGCGGAGCGGCGGCCCGATCCTTCGACCCGGGCGGCCGAGGCCCTGGACGCGCTGCTGCCGGTGGACAAGGAGACCTCGGGGCGGATCGCGCGGGCCAGCGGGCGGTACGGGGAGCAGTTCCTGGTCCCGGACCGTGATCTGGACGGCCGCTCCGGCTCGTACGTGCTGACGCTCCTGAGGACGGACGGCGGCAAGGCGCTGCCCGTGGTCCGCGGCTGGCTCCCGTCGGGCGGCGAGGCCCCGGCCCCGCCGCCGGGCGAGGTCACCGTGACGGGCGCGCTCCAGGCCTCGGAGAACGCCGGTACGAAGGGGGTCCGCGCGGCGGGCGGTCTGCCCGAGGGGCAGCTCGGCATGATCAGCGCCGCGTCCCTGGTGAACGTGGTGTCGTACGACGTCTACGACGCCTGGATCACCCTGACGGACTCGCCGGCCGGGCTCACCCCGGTGCCGGCGGCGGCCGCCGCTGGCACCGGCCTCGACGTGAAGGCGTTCCAGAACCTGGGCTACACGGCCGAGTGGTTCGTCTTCGCCGGCTTCGTGGTCTTCATGTGGTTCCGGCTGCTCCGCCGCGAGGTGGAGGCTTCCCGGGACGCCGCCCTCGGGCTCTAG
- a CDS encoding S9 family peptidase — translation MTESKDESTADGGSAFEGFADAPPWEQRFRAPRVSLPEWAEEAPDRSLFVSNATGTYELYAWDRATGRQRQVTDRPNGTTDGTLSPDGRWIWWFKDSDGDEFGVWMRQPFDGGEDEPAVPGLAPSYPAGLALGRDGTVVVGRSTDEDGSTVHLLRPGAKEPVEIYRHRQSAGVGDLSYDSGLIAVEHTEHGDAMHSAIRVLRTADASVVAELDDTKGGTEELGLSVLGFAPVAGETLLLVGHQRRGRWEPMLWDVATGTETDLRLDLPGDVSAEWYPDGSGLLIVHSFEARSELWRYEIATGALVRVETPAGSVSSATARPDGSVEYLWSSAAHPPVVRSTDGSVVLDPPGPEAPPSVPVEDVWVEGPGGRVHALVQRPAQGEGPFPTVFEVHGGPAWHDSDAFASGPAAWVDHGYAVVRVNYRGSTGYGREWTDALKHRVGLIELEDIAAVREWAVDSGLADPERLVLAGGSWGGYLTLLGLGTQPDAWAVGLAAVPVADYVAAYEDEMEALKALDRTLLGGSPEEVPERFAASSPLTYVDAVKAPVHISAGVNDPRCPIRQIDNYVDRLAARGAVHEVYRYDAGHGSLVVDERIKQVALDLDFASRHLGTPAPQGTRKEVG, via the coding sequence ATGACTGAGAGCAAGGACGAGAGCACGGCGGACGGCGGGTCGGCATTCGAGGGGTTCGCGGACGCGCCGCCGTGGGAGCAGCGGTTCCGCGCGCCGCGGGTGTCGCTGCCGGAGTGGGCCGAGGAGGCACCGGACCGTTCGCTGTTCGTGTCGAACGCGACGGGGACGTACGAGCTGTACGCGTGGGACCGGGCGACCGGCCGGCAGCGGCAGGTCACCGACCGGCCGAACGGGACGACGGACGGCACGCTGAGCCCGGACGGCCGGTGGATCTGGTGGTTCAAGGACAGCGACGGTGACGAGTTCGGGGTGTGGATGCGCCAGCCGTTCGACGGCGGCGAGGACGAGCCCGCCGTGCCGGGTCTCGCGCCTTCCTACCCGGCGGGCCTCGCCCTCGGCCGGGACGGCACAGTCGTGGTGGGCCGCTCGACCGACGAGGACGGGTCGACGGTGCATCTGCTGCGGCCGGGCGCGAAGGAGCCGGTGGAGATCTACCGGCACCGGCAGTCGGCCGGGGTCGGCGACCTGTCGTACGACTCGGGCCTGATCGCCGTCGAGCACACCGAGCACGGCGACGCGATGCACTCGGCGATCCGGGTGCTGCGCACGGCGGACGCGTCGGTGGTGGCCGAGCTGGACGACACCAAGGGCGGCACGGAGGAGCTGGGCCTGAGCGTCCTCGGCTTCGCCCCGGTGGCCGGGGAGACGCTGCTGCTCGTGGGGCACCAGCGGCGCGGCCGCTGGGAGCCGATGCTGTGGGACGTGGCCACGGGCACGGAGACCGATCTGCGGCTCGACCTGCCCGGCGACGTGTCGGCCGAGTGGTATCCGGACGGCTCGGGGCTGCTGATCGTGCACAGCTTCGAGGCGCGCAGCGAGCTGTGGCGGTACGAGATCGCCACCGGCGCCCTGGTCCGGGTGGAGACCCCGGCCGGTTCGGTGTCGAGCGCGACGGCCCGCCCCGACGGCTCCGTGGAGTACCTGTGGTCCTCGGCCGCCCATCCGCCGGTGGTGCGGTCCACGGACGGCTCGGTCGTGCTCGACCCTCCGGGCCCCGAGGCGCCTCCTTCGGTGCCGGTGGAGGACGTGTGGGTGGAGGGGCCGGGTGGACGGGTGCACGCCCTGGTGCAGCGCCCGGCACAGGGCGAGGGCCCGTTCCCGACCGTCTTCGAGGTGCACGGCGGTCCGGCGTGGCACGACAGCGACGCCTTCGCCTCCGGCCCGGCCGCCTGGGTCGACCACGGCTACGCGGTGGTGCGGGTGAACTACCGCGGCTCCACCGGATACGGCCGGGAGTGGACGGACGCGCTCAAGCACCGGGTCGGGCTGATCGAGCTGGAGGACATCGCCGCGGTCCGCGAGTGGGCGGTGGACAGCGGGCTCGCCGACCCGGAGCGGCTGGTCCTGGCCGGCGGCTCCTGGGGCGGCTATCTCACCCTGCTCGGCCTCGGCACCCAACCGGACGCCTGGGCGGTCGGCCTGGCCGCCGTGCCCGTCGCCGACTACGTGGCGGCGTACGAGGACGAGATGGAGGCCCTGAAGGCCCTGGACCGCACCCTGCTCGGCGGCTCGCCCGAGGAGGTCCCCGAGCGGTTCGCCGCCTCCTCGCCGCTGACGTACGTGGACGCGGTGAAGGCTCCGGTGCACATCTCGGCCGGTGTGAACGACCCGCGCTGCCCGATCCGGCAGATCGACAACTACGTCGACCGGCTGGCCGCCCGCGGCGCGGTGCACGAGGTGTACCGGTACGACGCGGGGCACGGCTCGCTGGTGGTCGACGAGCGGATCAAGCAGGTCGCCCTCGACCTGGACTTCGCGTCCCGTCACCTGGGGACGCCGGCGCCGCAGGGGACCCGGAAGGAGGTGGGCTGA
- a CDS encoding DUF6191 domain-containing protein encodes MKRGGGGRGRRGRRGRRGRRGSVWRGRQGPRGPGRRGRRRGRRAAGATGAGAGAENELKERRGSPVMRDDVEDGAPPQRSAVDPAGGR; translated from the coding sequence ATGAAGCGAGGCGGGGGCGGACGAGGCCGACGAGGCCGACGAGGCCGACGAGGCCGACGAGGCAGTGTTTGGCGGGGGAGGCAGGGGCCCCGGGGGCCGGGCCGACGGGGGCGACGGCGGGGGCGGAGGGCGGCGGGGGCGACGGGGGCGGGGGCGGGGGCGGAGAACGAACTGAAGGAGCGGCGGGGATCCCCCGTGATGCGCGACGACGTGGAGGACGGCGCCCCGCCGCAGCGTTCGGCGGTCGATCCGGCGGGCGGGCGGTGA
- a CDS encoding YdcF family protein has translation MFAYVVAAVFLALFGAGVLRDRRRFSNAVHLGLAVTFLCLGLLAGLQGAPRGVAVTVMVVVLLVLALGPVALAGLLCANGVQMVRKEGVRPANLLSLLAGLGILGVMALMTAAVVSQSKTLAIVVGTLLMVLGYVSFLFLCFVGYAFLYGRMRIRRDADWVVVLGSGLTGGRHVPPLLASRLERGRQVYETLAERREVDRIPVLVTSGGRGPDEELAESHAMADYLVERGFPADRILREDRSRTTEENMLFSKALMEAERPGSECVIVTNNFHAFRAALMARKAGVNGQVVGSPTAAYFWPSATIREFAAVFLEYRAVNLGICLGLVLMGCLAYVLA, from the coding sequence ATGTTCGCCTACGTCGTGGCCGCCGTCTTCCTCGCCCTCTTCGGGGCCGGTGTGCTGCGCGACCGGCGGCGCTTCAGCAACGCGGTCCATCTCGGCCTCGCCGTCACCTTCCTCTGCCTCGGCCTGCTCGCCGGCCTCCAGGGCGCCCCGCGCGGCGTCGCCGTCACGGTCATGGTCGTCGTGCTGCTCGTGCTCGCCCTCGGCCCGGTCGCGCTCGCCGGGCTGCTGTGCGCCAACGGCGTCCAGATGGTCCGCAAGGAGGGCGTGCGCCCCGCCAACCTGCTCTCGCTGCTCGCCGGGCTCGGCATCCTCGGCGTCATGGCCCTGATGACCGCCGCCGTCGTCTCCCAGTCCAAGACGCTCGCCATCGTCGTCGGCACCCTGCTGATGGTCCTCGGCTACGTCTCCTTCCTCTTCCTCTGCTTCGTCGGCTACGCCTTCCTCTACGGCCGCATGCGCATCCGCCGCGACGCCGACTGGGTCGTCGTCCTCGGCTCCGGCCTGACAGGCGGCCGCCACGTGCCGCCGCTGCTCGCCAGCCGCCTGGAGCGGGGCCGGCAGGTGTACGAGACGCTGGCCGAGCGCCGGGAGGTGGACCGCATCCCGGTGCTGGTCACCTCGGGCGGCCGCGGCCCCGACGAGGAGCTGGCCGAGTCGCACGCGATGGCCGACTACCTGGTGGAACGCGGTTTCCCGGCCGACCGGATCCTGCGCGAGGACCGCTCGCGCACCACAGAGGAGAACATGCTGTTCAGCAAGGCCCTCATGGAGGCCGAGCGGCCCGGCTCGGAGTGCGTGATCGTCACCAACAACTTCCACGCCTTCCGGGCCGCCCTGATGGCACGCAAGGCGGGCGTGAACGGCCAGGTGGTCGGCTCGCCGACCGCCGCGTACTTCTGGCCGAGCGCGACCATCCGCGAGTTCGCGGCGGTCTTCCTGGAGTACCGGGCGGTGAACCTGGGCATCTGCCTGGGCCTGGTGCTGATGGGCTGCCTCGCGTACGTCCTGGCGTGA
- a CDS encoding serine/threonine-protein kinase — MCVGRGGMGEVWRATDEVLGRDVAVKLMLGQDHDPSAADRFRMEAQTAARLSHPHVVGVFDFGTWDGKLFLVMEFVDGDSLAGDRNRPTVLTAEQVATVAAHAAAGLAAAHKQGVVHRDIKPGNLLMDADGTVKLADFGIARFVDDPSAGLTTTGQIVGTGLYLAPERALGQPASPASDVYSLGCVLYQLLTGQPPFRADTATALLYQHIDTPPAPPRQLGVPIPAAFEGFLLSLLAKQPEQRPGAQVIADWFASGAWRDRPMPLPQAVPQGAPHPAPQMVPQAAPQPGPHTAAHTRPHAAPHAVPHAAPHAAPPGIPHGIPQQRGSAPTGAPAPAAARGVRRAQAPAENPLAAISRRRPRRTAAVAGAVAFVVFLLIGMAWLS; from the coding sequence GTGTGCGTCGGGCGTGGCGGCATGGGCGAGGTGTGGCGGGCGACCGACGAAGTGCTCGGCCGTGATGTCGCCGTGAAGCTGATGCTGGGTCAGGACCATGATCCGTCGGCGGCCGACCGGTTCCGGATGGAGGCCCAGACCGCGGCGCGGCTCAGCCACCCGCATGTGGTCGGCGTCTTCGACTTCGGTACGTGGGACGGAAAGCTGTTCCTCGTCATGGAGTTCGTCGACGGCGACAGCCTGGCCGGCGACCGGAACAGGCCCACGGTGCTGACCGCCGAGCAGGTCGCGACGGTGGCCGCGCACGCGGCGGCCGGGCTCGCCGCCGCCCACAAGCAGGGCGTGGTGCACCGTGACATCAAGCCCGGCAACCTCCTGATGGACGCCGACGGCACCGTGAAACTGGCCGACTTCGGCATCGCGCGGTTCGTCGACGACCCCTCGGCCGGGCTCACCACCACCGGGCAGATCGTGGGCACGGGGCTCTACCTCGCGCCCGAGCGGGCGCTCGGACAGCCCGCCTCCCCCGCGTCCGACGTGTACTCGCTCGGCTGCGTGCTCTACCAACTGCTCACCGGTCAGCCGCCGTTCCGCGCCGACACCGCCACCGCGCTGCTCTACCAGCACATCGACACCCCGCCGGCGCCGCCGCGGCAGCTCGGGGTGCCGATACCGGCCGCGTTCGAGGGGTTCCTGCTGTCGCTGCTGGCCAAGCAGCCCGAGCAGCGGCCCGGCGCGCAGGTCATCGCCGACTGGTTCGCCTCCGGGGCCTGGCGGGACCGCCCCATGCCGCTGCCCCAGGCCGTACCGCAGGGCGCGCCCCACCCGGCGCCGCAGATGGTTCCCCAGGCGGCACCGCAGCCGGGTCCGCACACCGCTGCCCATACCCGGCCGCACGCCGCACCCCATGCCGTACCCCATGCCGCGCCGCACGCCGCACCCCCCGGCATCCCCCACGGGATTCCGCAGCAGCGCGGCTCCGCGCCCACGGGAGCGCCCGCGCCCGCGGCGGCGCGAGGGGTCCGGCGGGCCCAGGCGCCCGCCGAGAACCCGCTGGCCGCGATCTCGCGGCGGCGGCCGCGCAGGACCGCCGCCGTCGCCGGGGCCGTCGCCTTCGTCGTCTTCCTGCTGATCGGGATGGCCTGGCTCAGCTGA
- a CDS encoding Pr6Pr family membrane protein: MPTRPHPVVPAVFRCLIALAAATGIVIECVEGDPRVVFSFFTIWSNTAVAVVLGLGAVRAGRRQPALPPLWTGGVLLCILVVGLVFHLVLDNRASGFNQAAEIARLTGARAVANQLLHTVTPIGVLLDWLLFTAPGTLRPRHAAQWLAAPGAYLVFALTRGALVSPDTPARYPYPFLDVTAHGYLGVLTHALVLGLGFWALGLALVAVDRFRPAVARRENRISSLGAGGLK, encoded by the coding sequence ATGCCGACCCGCCCGCATCCCGTCGTGCCCGCCGTCTTCCGTTGCCTGATCGCGCTGGCCGCGGCGACCGGCATCGTGATCGAGTGCGTCGAGGGCGACCCCCGGGTCGTCTTCAGCTTCTTCACGATCTGGTCGAACACCGCCGTCGCGGTGGTCCTGGGCCTCGGTGCCGTCCGCGCCGGGCGGCGTCAGCCGGCGCTGCCGCCGTTGTGGACGGGCGGGGTGCTGCTCTGCATCCTGGTGGTCGGACTCGTCTTCCACCTGGTCCTGGACAACAGGGCGAGCGGGTTCAACCAGGCCGCGGAGATCGCCCGCCTCACCGGCGCCAGGGCCGTCGCCAACCAGCTCCTGCACACCGTCACCCCGATCGGCGTGCTCCTCGACTGGCTCCTGTTCACCGCCCCCGGCACCCTGCGCCCGCGCCACGCCGCCCAGTGGCTCGCCGCGCCCGGGGCGTACCTGGTCTTCGCCCTGACCCGGGGCGCCCTGGTCTCCCCCGACACGCCCGCCCGCTACCCGTACCCCTTCCTCGACGTCACCGCCCACGGCTACCTCGGCGTCCTCACCCATGCCCTCGTCCTGGGCCTCGGCTTCTGGGCCCTGGGCCTCGCGCTCGTGGCCGTGGACCGCTTCCGACCTGCGGTGGCGCGGCGCGAAAACCGGATTTCGTCTCTGGGCGCGGGTGGGCTAAAGTAA
- a CDS encoding metallophosphoesterase, which translates to MRARYGIPLKITAGLTATAAAGLVYAAGFEARSFRLRRVTVPVLPRGMRDLRVLQVSDIHMVSGQRKKRAWLQSLAGLRPDFVVNTGDNLSDTEAVPEVLDALGPLMEFPGVYVFGSNDYYGPRLRNPGRYLLEKVQGRHGLNGNPPVKGAVHNPWEGMRDAFDAAGWVNLTNARGRLKLPDLDLAFTGIDDPHIKRDRYERVAGGPDPDADFTMGVVHAPYLRALDAFTADGYDLILAGHTHGGQLCIPFYGALVTNCDLDTDRVKGLSTHTAGGHTSYLHVSAGCGTNRYTPVRFACPPEATLLTLTARD; encoded by the coding sequence ATGCGCGCACGGTACGGGATCCCCCTGAAGATCACGGCCGGCCTCACCGCGACGGCGGCGGCCGGACTCGTCTACGCGGCGGGCTTCGAAGCCCGCTCGTTCCGACTCCGCCGGGTGACGGTCCCGGTGCTCCCCCGGGGCATGCGTGACCTGCGGGTCCTCCAGGTCTCGGACATCCACATGGTCAGCGGCCAGCGCAAGAAGCGCGCCTGGCTCCAGTCCCTCGCCGGGCTCCGCCCCGACTTCGTGGTCAACACCGGTGACAACCTCTCCGACACGGAAGCGGTGCCCGAGGTGCTCGACGCGCTCGGGCCGCTGATGGAGTTCCCGGGCGTGTACGTCTTCGGCTCCAACGACTACTACGGGCCGCGGCTGCGCAACCCCGGCCGCTACCTGCTGGAGAAGGTGCAGGGCCGGCACGGCCTCAACGGCAACCCGCCGGTGAAGGGGGCCGTCCACAACCCGTGGGAGGGCATGCGGGACGCCTTCGACGCGGCGGGCTGGGTGAACCTGACCAACGCCCGCGGCCGCCTGAAGCTGCCCGACCTGGACCTCGCCTTCACCGGCATCGACGACCCGCACATCAAGCGGGACCGTTACGAGCGGGTCGCGGGCGGCCCCGACCCGGACGCCGACTTCACGATGGGCGTGGTCCACGCGCCGTACCTGCGGGCCCTGGACGCGTTCACGGCGGACGGCTACGACCTGATCCTGGCCGGCCACACCCACGGCGGGCAGCTGTGCATCCCCTTCTACGGGGCCCTGGTCACCAACTGCGACCTGGACACCGACCGTGTGAAGGGCCTCTCCACCCACACGGCCGGCGGCCACACCTCGTACCTCCACGTCTCCGCCGGCTGCGGCACCAACCGCTACACCCCGGTCCGCTTCGCGTGCCCCCCGGAGGCGACCCTCCTCACCCTGACGGCACGGGACTGA
- a CDS encoding GatB/YqeY domain-containing protein yields the protein MTTLKAKLQDDLNAAIKERDELRSSTLRLTIAAITKEEVAGKTKRELSDDEVQKVIAKEAKKRREAADAFAQGGRGEQAERERAEGEILDAYLPKQLTDEELEGIVAAAVEEARAAGAEGPRAMGAVMKIVNPKVAGQAEGGRVAAAVKKLLAGG from the coding sequence ATGACCACGCTCAAGGCCAAGCTTCAGGACGACCTCAACGCCGCGATCAAGGAGCGCGACGAGCTGCGCTCCTCGACCCTGCGGCTGACCATCGCCGCCATCACGAAGGAGGAGGTCGCGGGCAAGACCAAGCGCGAGCTCTCCGACGACGAGGTGCAGAAGGTGATCGCCAAGGAGGCGAAGAAGCGCCGCGAGGCCGCGGACGCCTTCGCCCAGGGCGGTCGCGGCGAGCAGGCCGAACGCGAGCGCGCGGAGGGCGAGATCCTCGACGCGTACCTGCCGAAGCAGCTGACCGACGAGGAGCTCGAGGGCATCGTCGCCGCCGCCGTCGAGGAGGCCAGGGCCGCCGGGGCGGAGGGGCCGCGCGCCATGGGTGCCGTCATGAAGATCGTCAATCCGAAGGTCGCCGGCCAGGCGGAGGGCGGCCGGGTCGCCGCCGCCGTGAAGAAGCTCCTCGCGGGCGGCTGA
- a CDS encoding transglycosylase domain-containing protein: protein MAKKRSGGGLTGTQQAAKFLGVSVLSGAVLAGIALPAAGALGLAAKGTVEGFDEIPSNLKTPPLSQRTTILDSEGGHIATVYSRDRKVVPLEKISPYMQKAIVAIEDSRFYEHGAIDLKGVLRAINRNAQSGGVAQGASTLTQQYVKNVFVEEAGDDPEKVAQATQQTLGRKVRELKFAIQVEEELGKKKILENYLNITFFGQQAYGIEAASQRYFSKPAADLGLEEAAMMAGLVQSPSRYDPVNDIQEATKRRNVVLQRMADVKDISQAEADAAKAKPIKLKVKSPRNGCITAVDGAGFFCDYVRKTILTDPVFGKTAEERQKLWNLGGLTIRTTLDPRAQAAANEAAVARIDKDDKVAAAVVQVQPGSGKILSMGQSRPYGLDQKLHQTTLNLSVGKKMGGTTYGFQVGSTFKPITAAAALEKGLSPAQSFTTGYKISVPMSSYRTCAGGPAGSGNWDLSNEVESETGTWDMTSALGKSINTYFAQLEQLTGLCETVTMAQKMGYERELGKKLKELPSITLGGQESTPLDMAAVYATFANRGTYCTPVAIESITTAAGQKLSVPQTECSRAMSERTADMVNQMLKGVVEDGTGTKAGLSDRDNAGKTGTTNDRKDAWFVGYTPNLSTAVWVGDDVGEKTSMYDITIGGQYYDKVCGGCLPGPIWKIAMTGALNASETPSFVPVSVPRGAAPADKEKDKRPGADNKPGGRQPGTTLPGGIVIPPDLIGGTHGRGGGRGGGGGGGGGGND from the coding sequence ATGGCAAAGAAGCGCTCGGGCGGAGGTCTGACCGGGACCCAGCAGGCCGCCAAGTTCCTCGGGGTCAGTGTGCTCTCCGGAGCCGTGCTGGCGGGCATCGCCCTGCCCGCGGCCGGGGCGCTGGGGCTGGCGGCCAAGGGCACGGTCGAGGGGTTCGACGAGATCCCGTCCAACCTGAAGACGCCGCCGCTGAGTCAACGCACCACGATCCTCGACTCCGAGGGCGGCCACATCGCCACCGTGTACTCGCGCGACCGTAAGGTCGTGCCGCTGGAGAAGATCTCCCCGTACATGCAGAAGGCGATCGTCGCGATCGAGGACTCGCGTTTCTACGAGCACGGTGCGATCGACCTCAAGGGGGTGCTGCGCGCGATCAACCGCAACGCGCAGTCGGGCGGGGTCGCGCAGGGCGCGTCCACGCTCACCCAGCAGTACGTGAAGAACGTCTTCGTCGAGGAGGCGGGCGACGACCCCGAGAAGGTCGCCCAGGCCACCCAGCAGACCCTCGGCCGCAAGGTGCGCGAGCTGAAGTTCGCGATCCAGGTCGAGGAGGAGCTGGGCAAGAAGAAGATCCTGGAGAACTACCTCAACATCACGTTCTTCGGGCAGCAGGCCTACGGCATCGAGGCCGCCTCCCAGCGCTACTTCTCCAAGCCGGCCGCCGACCTCGGCCTGGAGGAGGCGGCGATGATGGCCGGCCTCGTCCAGTCGCCGAGCCGCTACGACCCGGTCAACGACATCCAGGAGGCCACCAAGCGCCGGAACGTCGTCCTCCAGCGCATGGCCGACGTCAAGGACATCAGCCAGGCGGAGGCGGACGCGGCGAAGGCCAAGCCGATCAAGCTGAAGGTGAAGTCGCCGCGGAACGGCTGCATCACCGCCGTGGACGGTGCCGGTTTCTTCTGCGACTACGTGCGCAAGACGATCCTCACCGACCCCGTCTTCGGCAAGACGGCCGAGGAGCGCCAGAAGCTGTGGAACCTGGGCGGTCTGACCATCCGGACCACCCTCGACCCGCGCGCCCAGGCCGCCGCCAACGAAGCCGCCGTCGCCAGGATCGACAAGGACGACAAGGTCGCCGCCGCGGTGGTCCAGGTCCAGCCCGGCTCCGGCAAGATCCTCTCGATGGGCCAGTCCCGCCCGTACGGCCTCGACCAGAAGCTGCACCAGACGACGCTGAACCTGTCCGTCGGCAAGAAGATGGGCGGCACGACGTACGGCTTCCAGGTCGGTTCGACGTTCAAGCCGATCACAGCCGCGGCGGCACTGGAGAAGGGCCTGAGCCCGGCGCAGTCCTTCACCACCGGCTACAAGATCTCCGTCCCCATGAGCTCCTACCGCACCTGCGCGGGCGGGCCGGCCGGCTCCGGCAACTGGGACCTGTCCAACGAGGTCGAGTCCGAGACCGGCACCTGGGACATGACCAGCGCGCTCGGCAAGTCCATCAACACCTACTTCGCGCAGCTGGAGCAGCTGACGGGCCTCTGCGAGACGGTGACGATGGCCCAGAAGATGGGCTACGAGCGGGAGCTCGGCAAGAAGCTGAAGGAACTCCCCTCCATCACCCTCGGCGGCCAGGAGTCCACCCCGCTGGACATGGCGGCGGTCTACGCGACCTTCGCCAACCGCGGCACGTACTGCACCCCCGTGGCCATCGAGTCGATCACGACGGCGGCCGGCCAGAAGCTGTCGGTCCCGCAGACCGAGTGCTCCCGGGCCATGAGCGAGCGGACCGCCGACATGGTCAACCAGATGCTCAAGGGCGTCGTCGAGGACGGCACGGGTACGAAGGCCGGTCTGAGCGACCGCGACAACGCGGGCAAGACGGGTACGACCAACGACCGCAAGGACGCCTGGTTCGTCGGCTACACGCCGAACCTGTCCACGGCGGTGTGGGTCGGTGACGACGTCGGCGAGAAGACCTCGATGTACGACATCACCATCGGCGGCCAGTACTACGACAAGGTCTGCGGTGGCTGTCTCCCGGGTCCGATCTGGAAGATCGCGATGACCGGGGCGCTCAACGCCTCCGAGACCCCCTCCTTCGTCCCGGTGAGCGTGCCGCGCGGTGCGGCTCCCGCGGACAAGGAGAAGGACAAGCGCCCGGGCGCCGACAACAAGCCGGGCGGCCGGCAGCCGGGCACCACGCTCCCGGGTGGGATCGTGATCCCGCCGGACCTGATCGGCGGTACGCACGGCCGTGGCGGCGGCCGTGGGGGCGGCGGAGGCGGCGGAGGCGGCGGCAACGACTGA
- a CDS encoding WhiB family transcriptional regulator, which translates to MGWVADWSAQAACRTTDPDELFVQGAAQNRAKAVCTGCPVRTECLADALDNRVEFGVWGGMTERERRALLRRRPTVTSWRRLLETARTEYERGAGLLPVAMDDDATYETYAAAG; encoded by the coding sequence ATGGGCTGGGTAGCTGACTGGAGTGCGCAGGCGGCCTGCCGCACTACCGATCCGGATGAACTTTTCGTGCAGGGCGCGGCGCAGAACCGGGCGAAGGCGGTGTGCACCGGATGTCCGGTGCGGACCGAGTGTCTCGCCGACGCCCTCGACAACCGCGTGGAATTCGGCGTGTGGGGCGGCATGACGGAGCGCGAGCGACGCGCCCTGCTGCGCCGGCGGCCGACCGTCACCTCGTGGCGGCGGCTCCTGGAGACCGCGCGCACGGAGTACGAGCGCGGAGCGGGCCTGCTGCCCGTGGCGATGGACGACGACGCGACGTACGAGACCTACGCGGCGGCGGGCTAG